A single genomic interval of Burkholderiales bacterium harbors:
- a CDS encoding DUF6502 family protein has protein sequence MAVARLLRPLVRVLIRNGMSFKEFSDIAKRVYVEVGVQDFDIPGKKQTISRVAVLSGLSRKEVQRVLRERVRTDSQFRERYNRAARVVAGWVRDPDFVDSQGNPLPLSLDGEGPTFSRLVRRHSGDMPARAVRDELLRVGAIEALEDGRVRLLTRVYVPRTSDLDKLDILGADVADLIATIDHNLQHGVSDPRFQRKVMYDNLPQEAVARFRALGAEQAQRLLEDMDRWLAQHDRDTNPSVQGAGRKRTGMGIYYFEEDMGSPPGGDAR, from the coding sequence ATGGCCGTAGCCCGCCTGCTGCGCCCGCTGGTGCGCGTACTGATCCGTAACGGTATGTCCTTCAAGGAATTTTCCGACATCGCCAAGCGTGTCTACGTGGAGGTGGGGGTTCAGGACTTCGACATTCCGGGCAAGAAGCAGACGATTTCCCGGGTTGCAGTCCTCTCCGGTCTGTCCCGCAAGGAGGTCCAGCGCGTCCTTCGGGAACGCGTGAGGACAGACTCCCAGTTCCGTGAGCGCTACAACCGAGCGGCGCGGGTGGTGGCCGGTTGGGTCAGGGACCCCGACTTCGTGGACAGCCAGGGCAATCCTCTGCCGCTGAGCCTGGACGGCGAGGGTCCGACCTTCAGCCGTCTGGTCAGGCGCCACAGCGGCGACATGCCGGCGCGCGCCGTGCGCGACGAGCTGCTGCGGGTCGGCGCCATCGAGGCACTGGAAGACGGGCGCGTGCGGCTGCTCACCCGGGTTTACGTTCCGCGAACCAGCGACCTGGACAAGCTGGACATTCTCGGCGCGGACGTCGCCGATCTCATCGCCACGATCGATCACAACTTGCAGCACGGCGTCAGCGACCCGCGGTTCCAGCGCAAGGTCATGTACGACAACTTGCCGCAGGAGGCTGTCGCACGATTTCGGGCGCTCGGCGCGGAGCAAGCCCAGAGGCTGCTGGAAGACATGGACCGCTGGCTGGCGCAGCACGACCGCGACACCAATCCGTCGGTGCAAGGCGCGGGACGCAAGCGCACCGGCATGGGCATTTACTACTTCGAGGAAGACATGGGCTCGCCGCCCGGAGGAGACGCAAGATGA
- a CDS encoding DUF5666 domain-containing protein, giving the protein MNYQIVRNLFALCALLLGLGACGGGEVASGGTGGTGISSGAITGFGSIFVNGVEFSTSSATIRRDDAPIGESELRKGMLVEVQGSIAGSTGSATRVAVEEAVRGPVESVAGTASAGTVVVLGQTVQVDDTTFFDDNVPDFGAIAPGVLLEVHGLRRSDGSIVASFVQRKTAPVAFTVRGVVEAHNAATQTFRVGALTVSYAGAAVNDMPSPSGSNWNGLSVEVKGTNCSGNPVCGTLTATKVEAEGLELANADRAEIEGFVTALVSSADFTLGTVRVVTTGATLFLGGLQEEIAVGVKLEVEGRLSGGVLTALKIEFKDSVKIESNATVSGSTLALEGLPGITVTVNAFTEFKNTTATTSNLGSLSGKSVRIRGRASGATSVIATEIEDRGNPDIDVILQANATDVADPGFTILGVRVDTTGLNDFRDIDDNPIGRAAFFAALAPNGGLVKAKGTLPGVSGNALAAGALQGVELED; this is encoded by the coding sequence ATGAACTACCAGATCGTTCGCAACCTGTTTGCGCTGTGCGCGTTGCTCCTTGGGCTGGGTGCCTGCGGGGGCGGGGAGGTAGCCAGCGGCGGGACCGGGGGCACCGGCATCAGTTCCGGTGCGATCACCGGTTTCGGCAGCATTTTCGTGAACGGCGTGGAGTTTTCCACCAGCAGCGCAACCATCCGGCGCGACGACGCGCCGATCGGCGAGAGCGAATTGCGCAAAGGCATGCTCGTCGAGGTGCAGGGCTCGATTGCCGGCAGCACGGGTAGCGCGACGCGGGTCGCGGTTGAAGAAGCGGTGCGTGGCCCGGTGGAATCCGTTGCCGGGACCGCCAGCGCCGGGACGGTGGTGGTGCTCGGCCAGACGGTGCAGGTGGACGACACCACGTTCTTCGACGACAACGTGCCGGACTTCGGTGCGATCGCGCCCGGGGTGCTGCTGGAGGTGCACGGCCTGCGCAGGAGCGACGGTTCCATCGTGGCCAGCTTCGTCCAGCGCAAGACGGCGCCGGTGGCATTTACGGTGCGCGGCGTCGTGGAGGCGCACAACGCCGCCACACAGACCTTCCGCGTCGGCGCGCTGACCGTGAGCTATGCCGGCGCGGCCGTCAACGACATGCCCTCACCCTCCGGAAGCAACTGGAACGGCCTGTCCGTCGAAGTGAAGGGCACGAACTGCTCCGGCAACCCCGTCTGCGGGACGCTGACGGCGACCAAGGTCGAGGCCGAGGGATTGGAGCTGGCCAATGCCGATCGGGCGGAGATCGAAGGCTTCGTAACCGCGCTCGTGAGCAGCGCCGATTTCACGCTCGGCACGGTGCGGGTGGTCACGACCGGTGCCACGCTTTTCCTGGGCGGGCTGCAGGAGGAAATCGCCGTGGGCGTGAAGCTCGAGGTCGAGGGCCGCCTCTCGGGCGGCGTGCTCACGGCGCTGAAGATCGAATTCAAGGACAGCGTCAAGATCGAATCGAACGCCACTGTCTCGGGTTCCACACTCGCGCTGGAAGGTCTGCCCGGCATCACCGTGACTGTCAACGCCTTCACCGAGTTCAAGAACACCACTGCCACGACCTCCAACCTCGGGTCGCTGAGCGGCAAGAGCGTGCGTATTCGCGGCCGTGCCTCCGGGGCCACATCGGTGATCGCGACCGAGATCGAAGATCGCGGTAATCCGGACATCGATGTCATCCTCCAGGCAAACGCGACCGACGTCGCCGATCCTGGCTTCACGATCCTGGGCGTGCGCGTGGACACCACGGGGCTGAACGACTTCCGGGACATCGACGACAACCCGATCGGTCGCGCGGCGTTCTTCGCCGCGCTTGCGCCCAACGGTGGACTGGTGAAGGCGAAAGGAACGCTGCCGGGCGTGTCCGGAAACGCGCTCGCCGCCGGCGCGCTTCAGGGGGTCGAGCTGGAAGACTGA
- a CDS encoding SMP-30/gluconolactonase/LRE family protein: MRIERIGDTTDILGEGPVWDPRARCLWWVDIRRPAVRRFDLRAQHTDTWAMPEMVGSLAVRRNGGLLLAMKSALAYWSPQSGAIEKVAAPEAHRPAQRFNDGKCDPRGRFFAGTMNDLAREPDGTLYRFDGRQCIALRGGITIPNSLAWSPDRRTMIFSDSWTREIGAFAYDETSGALGPRRIFARIEPPAIPDGATFDAQGYLWCALYDGWKIARFTPEGRLDRAIDLPVQRPTSCQFGGGNLDILFVTTASQRLTPEELARQPLAGALLAIDVGVKGLPEPYFAA, encoded by the coding sequence ATGCGCATCGAGCGCATCGGAGACACCACCGATATCCTGGGCGAAGGGCCGGTCTGGGACCCGCGGGCCCGCTGCCTGTGGTGGGTGGACATCCGGCGCCCCGCGGTGCGGCGTTTCGATCTGCGCGCGCAACACACCGATACCTGGGCGATGCCCGAGATGGTGGGTTCGCTCGCGGTTCGACGAAACGGCGGTCTGCTGCTGGCGATGAAATCCGCGCTCGCCTACTGGAGCCCGCAGAGCGGCGCCATCGAGAAAGTCGCCGCACCCGAAGCGCATCGGCCGGCACAACGCTTCAACGACGGCAAGTGCGACCCTCGCGGCCGTTTTTTCGCAGGCACGATGAACGACTTGGCGCGCGAGCCCGATGGTACGCTCTACCGCTTCGACGGCAGGCAATGCATCGCGCTGCGCGGCGGCATCACGATCCCGAACTCGCTCGCCTGGAGCCCGGACCGGCGCACCATGATCTTCTCCGATTCGTGGACGCGCGAAATCGGCGCGTTCGCCTACGACGAGACTTCCGGTGCCCTCGGCCCGCGCCGGATCTTCGCGCGGATCGAGCCGCCCGCCATCCCGGATGGCGCGACGTTCGACGCGCAGGGCTACCTCTGGTGCGCGCTCTACGACGGCTGGAAGATCGCGCGCTTCACGCCGGAGGGCCGGCTGGACCGCGCGATCGATCTGCCGGTGCAGCGGCCGACCAGTTGCCAGTTCGGTGGCGGAAATCTGGACATACTGTTCGTCACGACCGCGTCGCAGAGGCTCACTCCGGAGGAACTGGCAAGGCAACCGTTGGCCGGCGCGCTGTTGGCGATCGACGTGGGGGTGAAGGGGCTTCCCGAACCGTACTTCGCGGCCTAG
- a CDS encoding nucleotide pyrophosphohydrolase: MSPVRSLESVKSELSEFVAERDWDRFHNPKNLAMALAAEAGEVLEHFQWLAPEEAQKLPPEARAEVALEMADVFLFLLRLADRLEVDLLEAATRKLAINRLKYPVDKARGRATKYDKL; this comes from the coding sequence ATGTCGCCTGTGCGAAGCTTGGAAAGTGTGAAGAGCGAGTTGTCGGAGTTTGTCGCCGAGCGCGACTGGGATCGGTTTCACAATCCCAAGAACCTGGCGATGGCGCTGGCCGCAGAGGCAGGCGAAGTACTGGAACACTTCCAGTGGCTGGCGCCTGAGGAGGCGCAGAAGTTGCCTCCGGAAGCACGTGCCGAAGTGGCGCTGGAAATGGCGGACGTGTTTCTGTTTCTGCTCAGGCTCGCTGACCGGTTGGAGGTGGACCTCCTGGAGGCTGCAACCCGGAAGCTGGCGATCAACCGGCTGAAGTATCCGGTCGACAAGGCCAGAGGGCGGGCCACGAAATACGACAAGCTGTAG
- a CDS encoding CoA transferase: MPGPLDGVRVLDLTTVVMGPFATQILAELGADVIKIESREGDNMRHPGPMKNPGMGYMFLHLNRGKRGVVLDLKHREGRQALLRLAAGADVLIYNVRPQAMARLGLSYEDVRAANPRIIYVGAYGYSQRGPYAPKAAYDDLIQGAAGIPWLASRRGSEPPNYAPVNLADRITGLHAVYAVTAALFHRSRTGEGQAVEVPMFESVAHFVLGDHLAGYTYEPPIAEAGYARLLARRPYRTKDGYICVLVYNDKQWRSFLQAVGQEDLMQDPRFSTQANRARNISEIYAYLAQLLRTRTTAEWIELLEPADIPVSRMNSIEDVVADSHLVASGFFTVEDHPSEGRVKGMRTPTEWSVSSPGAQRPAPRLGEHSVEVLRDAGYSDAEIEALAREGVTIIG; this comes from the coding sequence ATGCCCGGCCCGCTTGACGGCGTGAGGGTGCTCGACCTTACGACCGTGGTGATGGGGCCGTTCGCGACCCAGATCCTCGCCGAGCTTGGTGCCGACGTGATCAAGATCGAATCGCGCGAAGGCGACAACATGCGCCACCCCGGCCCGATGAAGAATCCCGGCATGGGCTACATGTTCCTGCACCTCAATCGCGGCAAGCGCGGTGTGGTGCTCGACCTCAAGCACCGGGAGGGACGACAGGCGCTGCTGCGGCTCGCGGCCGGCGCCGACGTGCTGATCTATAACGTGCGCCCGCAGGCCATGGCCCGGCTCGGACTCTCCTACGAGGATGTGCGCGCAGCGAATCCGCGCATCATCTACGTGGGGGCTTACGGCTATTCCCAGCGCGGACCGTACGCGCCCAAGGCGGCCTACGACGACCTCATCCAGGGCGCGGCCGGCATTCCCTGGCTGGCGAGCCGGCGCGGCAGCGAGCCGCCCAACTACGCGCCCGTCAATCTGGCCGACCGGATCACCGGGCTGCACGCGGTGTATGCCGTGACCGCGGCGCTGTTTCACCGTAGCCGCACGGGCGAAGGCCAGGCGGTCGAAGTGCCGATGTTCGAATCCGTGGCGCATTTCGTTCTCGGCGACCATCTGGCCGGCTACACGTACGAGCCGCCGATCGCGGAGGCCGGCTACGCGCGGCTTCTGGCGCGCCGACCGTACCGCACGAAGGACGGCTACATCTGCGTGCTGGTGTACAACGACAAGCAGTGGCGGAGTTTTCTGCAGGCGGTCGGCCAGGAAGACCTGATGCAGGATCCGCGCTTTTCGACCCAGGCGAACCGGGCCCGGAACATCTCGGAGATCTATGCGTACCTCGCCCAGTTGCTGCGCACGCGCACCACGGCCGAATGGATCGAGCTGCTGGAGCCGGCCGACATTCCGGTCTCGCGCATGAATTCGATCGAGGACGTGGTGGCCGATTCCCATCTGGTGGCGAGCGGCTTTTTCACGGTCGAGGACCATCCGAGCGAAGGCCGGGTCAAGGGCATGCGCACACCCACCGAATGGTCGGTGTCCTCGCCGGGTGCGCAACGGCCGGCGCCGCGCCTGGGCGAACACTCGGTCGAAGTGCTGCGCGATGCCGGCTATTCCGACGCCGAGATCGAAGCGCTCGCGCGCGAGGGCGTCACGATAATCGGCTGA
- a CDS encoding pyridoxal-phosphate dependent enzyme → MPRNVHDNILGTIGQTPLVRLNRVTKEIPATVYAKLETFNPGHSIKDRMALRMIEDAERDGALKPGGTIIEGTSGNTGMGLAIAAIVKGYKCIFTTTDKQSKEKIDALRAFGAEVIVCPTDVDPEDPRSYYSVSSRLVAETPNAWKANQYDNLSNTEAHYESTGPELWEQTEGRIDHLVAGVGTGGTICGVGRYLKERKPGVKVWGIDTYGSVFKKYKETGVFDKQEIYPYVTEGIGEDFLPRNVDFSIIDHFEKVTDRDAAIYTREIVRQEGIWVGNSAGSAIAGLLQLKDRFRAGELVVVIFHDHGSRYLGKMFNPEWMRMMGYETVGGPTARDLVKHKKVTDIVGVEETDTVGQALQRMIQNDFSQIPVTRKDRIVGSLSESHAYACIVKEPKVRNEPVRAIMQQPFRYVDIETPVALLAPMITPESPAVLVRDFPAGKTYIITGQDVLAAM, encoded by the coding sequence ATGCCACGCAACGTTCACGACAACATCCTCGGCACCATCGGGCAGACTCCGCTGGTGCGCCTGAATCGCGTCACGAAGGAGATTCCGGCGACGGTCTACGCCAAGCTGGAGACCTTCAATCCGGGCCACAGCATCAAGGATCGCATGGCGCTGCGCATGATCGAGGACGCCGAACGTGACGGAGCGCTCAAGCCCGGCGGCACGATCATCGAGGGCACGAGCGGCAACACGGGAATGGGGCTTGCCATCGCCGCGATCGTCAAGGGCTACAAGTGCATCTTTACCACCACCGACAAGCAGTCCAAGGAGAAGATCGACGCGCTGCGCGCTTTCGGCGCCGAGGTCATCGTCTGCCCGACGGACGTGGACCCGGAAGACCCGCGGTCCTACTACTCGGTCTCCTCGCGCCTGGTCGCCGAAACGCCCAACGCATGGAAGGCCAACCAGTACGACAACCTGAGCAACACTGAAGCCCATTACGAGAGCACCGGACCGGAGCTCTGGGAGCAGACCGAAGGCCGCATCGACCATCTGGTGGCCGGCGTGGGGACCGGCGGCACGATCTGCGGCGTGGGCCGCTACCTCAAGGAAAGAAAACCCGGCGTGAAAGTGTGGGGCATCGACACCTACGGCTCGGTCTTCAAGAAGTACAAGGAGACGGGCGTGTTCGACAAACAGGAGATCTACCCCTACGTCACGGAGGGCATCGGCGAGGACTTCCTGCCACGCAACGTGGATTTTTCCATCATCGACCACTTCGAGAAGGTCACCGACCGGGATGCCGCCATCTACACGCGCGAGATCGTGCGCCAGGAGGGCATCTGGGTGGGAAATTCCGCCGGGTCCGCGATCGCGGGTCTGCTCCAGCTCAAGGACCGCTTCCGCGCGGGCGAACTGGTCGTGGTGATCTTTCATGATCACGGCTCGCGCTATCTCGGCAAGATGTTCAATCCGGAATGGATGCGCATGATGGGCTACGAGACGGTTGGTGGACCCACGGCGCGCGATCTGGTGAAGCACAAGAAAGTCACCGACATCGTCGGAGTCGAGGAGACCGATACCGTCGGTCAGGCGTTGCAGCGCATGATCCAGAACGACTTTTCGCAGATCCCGGTCACCCGCAAGGACCGCATCGTCGGCTCGCTGAGCGAATCGCACGCCTACGCCTGCATCGTGAAGGAACCCAAGGTGCGCAACGAGCCGGTGCGCGCGATCATGCAGCAGCCCTTCCGTTACGTGGACATCGAGACTCCGGTGGCGTTGCTCGCGCCGATGATCACGCCCGAAAGCCCGGCGGTGCTGGTGCGCGACTTTCCAGCCGGGAAGACCTACATCATCACCGGCCAGGACGTGCTGGCTGCAATGTGA
- a CDS encoding DUF6647 family protein, protein MDHASLSQLVSELFLAIQALGGYEPPAVAPEIHQVPQAFIQQEFCSRPCSFRALYDPVRGVYIDEAFDLINDPLARSILLHELVHHAQAVSRRFESTADPCVRYNRAEAEAYLIQNRYLMSLNVAHRVAMSGWFMRCRAEEVPEPKKS, encoded by the coding sequence ATGGATCACGCTTCCCTCTCGCAACTGGTTTCCGAGCTGTTCCTGGCGATCCAGGCACTGGGCGGTTACGAGCCGCCGGCGGTTGCCCCCGAAATCCATCAGGTTCCCCAGGCGTTCATTCAGCAGGAGTTCTGCAGCAGACCTTGCTCGTTCAGAGCGCTCTACGATCCCGTGCGCGGCGTGTACATCGACGAGGCCTTCGACCTCATCAACGACCCGCTCGCGCGCTCGATTCTGCTTCATGAGCTGGTTCACCACGCGCAGGCCGTCAGCCGACGTTTCGAGTCGACGGCGGATCCCTGTGTGCGCTACAACCGGGCGGAAGCCGAGGCCTACCTCATCCAGAATCGCTACCTGATGAGCCTCAACGTCGCTCATCGGGTGGCGATGAGCGGATGGTTCATGCGCTGCCGCGCCGAGGAAGTGCCGGAGCCGAAGAAGTCCTAG
- a CDS encoding aldo/keto reductase, whose protein sequence is MDRRDFLRLGAGAAIGLAATGARTEARAPLIRRYVRLGRTEMRISDISFGSSSSADPELVRHALARGINYFDTAESYRWGNSEEAIGEALKGKRDQVFLATKTKAGSGDTHADMMKALEGSLRRLRTDHVDVYFNHAVNDVTRLSNPEWREFTERAKRQGKIRFRGMSGHGGRLVECLDYALDHDLADVVLVAYNFSQDPTFTDKLRHTFHWSAIQPELPRVLEKAKRKDVGVIAMKTLMGARLNDMRPYEYGGATFAQAAFRWTLSSRHVDALVISMTGKSEIDEFVAASGDTGLRQGDRELLRRYAELQSGTYCRPACNRCEESCPAGVQIAEVLRARMYLEDYRDPVLARAEYAQLGEGASACLTCVRRPCLDACPAGVPIARFTRDAAVKLS, encoded by the coding sequence ATGGATCGGCGTGATTTTCTTCGGCTGGGCGCGGGGGCGGCGATCGGTCTGGCGGCTACCGGGGCCAGGACCGAGGCGCGCGCGCCGCTCATCCGGCGCTACGTGCGCCTGGGGCGCACCGAGATGCGGATCTCGGACATTTCGTTCGGTTCCTCCAGCTCGGCGGATCCTGAACTGGTGCGCCATGCGCTCGCGCGCGGCATCAACTACTTCGACACTGCCGAGAGCTATCGCTGGGGCAACTCGGAGGAAGCGATCGGCGAAGCGCTGAAGGGAAAGCGCGACCAGGTCTTCCTCGCCACCAAGACCAAGGCCGGGAGCGGCGACACGCATGCCGACATGATGAAGGCGCTCGAAGGCAGCCTCAGGCGTCTTCGCACCGATCACGTCGACGTCTACTTCAACCATGCGGTCAACGACGTGACGCGCTTGAGCAACCCGGAGTGGCGGGAATTCACCGAGCGGGCAAAGCGTCAGGGCAAGATCCGCTTTCGCGGCATGTCGGGCCACGGCGGACGCCTCGTCGAATGCCTGGACTACGCGCTCGATCACGACCTCGCCGACGTCGTGCTGGTGGCCTACAACTTCTCGCAGGACCCGACGTTCACCGACAAGCTGCGCCACACCTTTCACTGGTCGGCGATACAGCCCGAGCTTCCCCGCGTGCTGGAAAAGGCGAAGCGCAAGGACGTGGGCGTGATCGCCATGAAGACGCTCATGGGCGCGCGGCTCAACGACATGCGTCCCTACGAGTATGGCGGCGCGACTTTCGCGCAGGCGGCGTTCCGCTGGACGCTGTCCAGCCGACATGTCGACGCACTGGTGATCTCGATGACCGGAAAAAGCGAGATCGACGAGTTCGTCGCCGCTTCCGGTGATACCGGGCTGCGCCAGGGCGACCGCGAGCTGTTGCGGCGCTATGCCGAGCTCCAGTCTGGAACTTATTGCCGTCCGGCCTGCAACCGGTGCGAAGAGAGTTGCCCCGCGGGGGTGCAGATCGCGGAGGTGCTGCGCGCCAGAATGTATCTCGAGGACTATCGCGACCCGGTCCTCGCGCGCGCGGAGTACGCACAGCTCGGCGAAGGCGCGAGCGCGTGCCTCACCTGTGTGCGGCGGCCCTGTCTGGACGCGTGCCCGGCCGGAGTACCGATCGCGCGGTTCACCCGTGATGCGGCCGTGAAGCTTTCGTAG
- a CDS encoding PD-(D/E)XK nuclease-like domain-containing protein — MALSPCTKREPLADYLANREYVSSSQLRRLARLGRRESAAPAAVDFDGSRMGEALHALVLEPEAFASRYRVLDGSVPAKRYGSGIQAMQRTWLDAWQWTALNRARAAILACPQAPLARWLSHGQKELSIYWTDESGRKWKARPDCFTDEGVVMELKTTTDCRPEAFARTRERLAYDVQAAHYVEAVFRLTGRRPLVVYVAVDFASPCGVWVHELSEAQVRHAAARLEKLKATFSCATLART, encoded by the coding sequence ATGGCGCTCAGTCCCTGCACCAAGCGCGAACCGCTGGCGGACTATCTCGCCAATCGGGAATACGTCTCGAGCTCCCAGTTGCGACGTCTTGCGCGGCTGGGCCGACGCGAATCGGCTGCGCCTGCGGCCGTCGACTTCGACGGCTCGCGCATGGGTGAAGCCCTCCACGCGTTGGTGCTCGAGCCCGAGGCCTTCGCAAGCCGCTACCGGGTTCTGGACGGCTCGGTCCCGGCGAAGCGATACGGCTCAGGGATCCAGGCGATGCAGCGCACGTGGCTGGATGCGTGGCAGTGGACGGCGCTCAACCGGGCACGGGCGGCGATCCTCGCCTGCCCTCAGGCGCCGCTCGCGCGCTGGCTGTCGCACGGCCAGAAGGAACTGTCGATTTACTGGACCGACGAGTCCGGTCGCAAATGGAAGGCGCGTCCCGACTGCTTCACGGACGAGGGCGTCGTGATGGAACTGAAAACCACGACCGACTGCCGGCCCGAAGCCTTCGCCCGCACCCGCGAGCGCCTGGCCTACGATGTTCAGGCTGCGCACTATGTGGAAGCGGTTTTCCGATTGACCGGACGCCGCCCGCTGGTTGTGTATGTGGCCGTGGACTTTGCCAGCCCGTGTGGCGTTTGGGTGCACGAGCTGTCCGAAGCGCAGGTCCGGCACGCGGCGGCGCGACTCGAGAAACTCAAGGCCACGTTCTCCTGCGCCACCTTGGCGCGGACCTGA
- the rlmJ gene encoding 23S rRNA (adenine(2030)-N(6))-methyltransferase RlmJ, with the protein MLAYRHLFHAGSAADVFKHALLVQLLIAAARKDKPYFYLETHAGIGRYDLNHPWAQKNAEFQEGILRLWGRTDAPESLSVYLEVVRSENSGRALRYYPGSPLIASRLLRERDRMVLAELNREDCAQLAGLLARDRRVRVHHMDGYQALKAFLPPPERRGLILIDSSFDRAREFARLAEALALAHGRFATGVYAVWYPLMEPAAVRAFERDVVASGIRRILRLELSVRPEQWRGEMRGSRMLVVNPPFEFDGISGAMLAWLWKALSPEGEGRHGVDWLVGE; encoded by the coding sequence ATGCTCGCCTACCGTCATCTGTTTCACGCCGGCAGCGCTGCCGATGTCTTCAAGCACGCGCTGCTGGTCCAGCTCCTCATCGCGGCCGCCCGCAAGGACAAGCCCTATTTCTATCTGGAAACGCACGCGGGTATCGGCCGCTACGACCTGAACCACCCGTGGGCGCAGAAGAACGCGGAGTTCCAGGAGGGAATCCTGCGGCTGTGGGGACGCACGGACGCGCCGGAGTCGCTGAGCGTCTACCTCGAGGTGGTAAGGTCGGAGAACAGCGGCCGCGCGCTGCGCTACTACCCGGGTTCGCCCTTGATCGCGTCGCGGCTTCTGCGCGAGCGGGACCGCATGGTGCTGGCCGAACTGAACCGGGAGGACTGCGCGCAGCTCGCGGGGCTCCTCGCGCGCGACCGTCGGGTGCGCGTGCACCACATGGACGGTTATCAGGCACTGAAGGCGTTTCTGCCGCCGCCCGAGCGCCGCGGACTGATACTGATCGACTCCTCCTTCGATCGCGCCAGGGAGTTCGCGCGACTGGCCGAGGCGCTGGCACTGGCGCACGGGCGGTTTGCCACCGGCGTCTACGCGGTGTGGTACCCGCTGATGGAACCCGCGGCCGTTCGCGCTTTCGAGCGCGACGTGGTCGCAAGCGGAATCCGCAGGATCTTGCGTCTGGAACTGTCCGTGCGGCCCGAGCAATGGCGAGGTGAAATGCGCGGCAGCCGGATGTTGGTCGTCAATCCGCCGTTCGAGTTCGACGGGATTTCGGGGGCCATGCTGGCCTGGCTCTGGAAGGCGTTGTCCCCGGAGGGTGAAGGCAGGCATGGCGTCGACTGGCTGGTGGGAGAATAA
- a CDS encoding DUF6647 family protein translates to MDQASLSSTVVELFAAIQFLSGYPAPDRLPEVHAVQQSWIQSEVCVKSCRVPAFYDPARGVFIDEKLDLKGDTFDRSILLHELVHHVQARSGRFEYLPSECERRNAEEREAYSIQNKYLAHVGNPRRVMYGGPGIRCSD, encoded by the coding sequence ATGGACCAGGCTTCCCTGTCTTCGACGGTCGTGGAACTCTTCGCGGCCATTCAGTTCCTGTCGGGCTATCCGGCCCCGGACAGGCTCCCCGAAGTGCATGCCGTGCAGCAGTCCTGGATCCAGTCCGAGGTGTGCGTCAAATCCTGTCGGGTGCCGGCCTTCTACGATCCCGCGCGCGGCGTGTTCATCGACGAGAAGCTGGATCTGAAGGGCGATACCTTCGACCGCTCGATCCTGTTGCACGAACTGGTGCACCATGTGCAGGCGCGCAGCGGACGCTTCGAATACCTGCCCAGCGAATGCGAGCGCAGGAACGCCGAGGAGCGCGAAGCCTATTCGATCCAGAACAAGTACCTCGCGCACGTCGGGAATCCGCGGCGCGTGATGTACGGCGGCCCGGGGATCAGATGTTCCGATTGA